CTTCTCCCACATCCCTCCGATACCACGATAAATCCTACATCAGTCCTGGGCTGCAACAGCAACAAAGTAGCTGGGACAGAACATTGTCACAGGCCCCACACCTGAAAACAAAGCTCTCGCCTTTGCCTAGGCATTTagggagcagcaggagcccaTTAGCTCACTCTGCTCCATGAACATTATCTCCTAATTAGGAGTCACGCAGGATGGAATTATCTGGGGTTAATTCCAGTCACCTCCTACCCTAGGCCAATGATACAGCAAAACAAATGCCAGGCTTTCCTTTCTGGCCCTAGGCGTGTGTGAACAGGCGCATTCAGTACCTGGGGCAGGCTGGATAGCAGCTCGGCTGTCCCAAATCCTCCTTTTATTCCAGGAATATCCCCTGGATTCTGGCATTTCCCTGTTACAGGGTCTGGCAACATTAGCCCCACTCAGCTTGGCAAGGAGGGACTGAGCTCTCACCTCTGCTTTATCCTGGCTGCAGTCATCCCGACTCCTCGACAGGGGCCCGCTCTCCATAGGTCTGGAAGGAATATCAATTGCATGCAAGTGAAGAGCTGCACAGGCTCCCCCAGGAGCCAtcatctccacccctcccctccataCCTGAGGGTGTTAATTCCAGAACTAGTGCCAGGCTCTGTCTGCATTTCCCCTGACACTCTGGCCTTCCCGTTGGTCAGGAATCCCTGGCGACAGAAAGGAGCAAGGAAAGGCCAAGTCCACTGCTCAGCCATTCCATACCGGTGAGTGTGGGGCTCTGCCCATGCTCAGGTGCAGAGGGACTCTCACTCTGAGTGACTGGCCTTGCATCTACCTCATACACCTTGGCCTCGCTGCAACCTGTGGTGCACAGGGAGTACTCCAGCCCGGGgtgcagctcctccccctccatctgGGCCATGCAGGGGCACATGGGCCAGAATATTTGGGACCCCAGCACTCTGCCTCCCGTCCCTACCAGACAGGAGATCTGTCTGTCAAACTGGGGCAATGTGGGATCAGACGTGTCGAGAAGAggacacccccccaccctccctgccaGGACCGCTCCCAGAACCAGCAGGGACCGGGAAAGGACCAGGGGGCAgcagagatgtgatggagtaggggctgtctacatgggagatgggagagcaggggaggactttaggggatggacaatacctgaacctgtaacctgagctaggcaggggggaggggaggtcaacacttttgcccgggaagctagacaaaggaaggggccggctggagggagttagtttcagtttcggttttgggctgggtgggtggaattcagggtatcctaagctgggatccaagcaccctgaacccccagaaggactcgctggaggggtcctgactgtgcctgcaagctcttctgtaacctgcattcctgttgtccaataaaccttctgttttactggctggctgagagtcactgagagtcccaggaagaggggtgcagggtcggactcccccacactccgtgacaactggtggcagcagtgcgatatactgcaccccctggacggcgcttcctgcagtaagtgactggggagcagtaaaacgaaggaacgattgtaggggtgattaacccctgggagtgtgtgcccagtgagaaggaggagtctgcagctcgaccctggcagagaggtggtgacctcaagaagggctggtgcactaggggtccccctggaaaccgtggggagcggcgagcaccccggcctgtgagtggccagcaggaagatgtatgccaagcggtgcaagtgcgacctgctggagctgtgcaagcagagggggctgcgcccggggaggtggaagaccagctgattgcccggctggaggTGGAAGACCGCTTGAATGAACCAATCCcagtctctgagggaagcagccgggcaaatgcagcgcaggcaccagtgtctgtccccgctgggagtggtcagccggcggatgAGGGCTTTCCGAGACCCCCACTTCCTAGGCCTaagggaagggtggggaggagcccagtgaataccgagggcaccgtgacccccccccggccagcaggggatcctcccggtgaagctcaccccccagcaggggatcctcccggcgacgctcggcatccatgGAGCGGATGCAGCTGgaatatgacagggagctgagatgggaagagctcgagttaaggaaGCAAGAACTGAAGGAACGGGAgatccagcgtaaacatgaggagaaccagcgccagcgtgagtgggaggagaaggagaaacagcgtaaacatgagctggagctggcccagctgaggagaagtgaggccccggctgcggtgagtgaggggggacccaagcctacaaagagctttgataagcacttgctgccccagcgtaaggagggggaggacatagataccttcctgacggcctttgagaatgcctgcgagctgcacagggttgaccctgcagacaggatcgcagttctcacccccttactggactccacagccgtggaggtgtacagccgaatgaaaggggcggaggcaggggactacgaactgttcaaacaggccctgctccgcgagtttgggctgactccggAGATGTACCGGCAgaggttccggagtcagcgtaaaacccatgaggtcacatacctacaactggtcaaccgggcgcaggggtatgcccgcaagtggacagctggggcccaaactagaggacctgcttgacctattcatactggagcacctgtacgagcagtgcccgtccgacctgaggctgtggttgatggaccagaagccggagaacccacagcacgcagacCAGCTGGCTGACCAAtctgtggacagtcgggcaggggataacagggaggagtctcgaaggagcaatcCTGcctcaacacagagagagagtcaccatagGACCTCCCAgtgggggcctatggagaacccctaCCAAATaggaacatccagcgtcaggtccatCCGACCCActcgaggggacccacgagacatgggctgctatcactgtggccaacaaggccacatatgggcccagtgccccacctcagggacagaccgagcagacccaactcgcagagggttgactgggtaaagacccaatcgggtgaggggcaacattcccaggaaagggggactAGCAGCGTAcaacctgtgaaggagggaggaggtccccaggtcagctcctctggggggctggatgctccaggctccgggtttttggtttacagggtgagcgcggggctgcccctccggaaagagtgcattgtttccctggaggtagatgggaggaaggtcactgggtactgggacacgggcgcagaggtgacgctggcccggcccaaagtggtggcctcagatcggatggtgcctgacacctacctgaccctgataggcgtgggcgggaccccattcaaggtgctcgtggcaagggtacacctgaagtggggggccaaggagggccccaaggatgtgggggtacacccacatttgcccacagacgtgttaatgggaggggacctcgaggactggccaagtAACGCCCGGGGTGCCGTGGTCATGACCCGaagtcagagtcagcgaagggcactgcaccccgacaacggggaaggtactgtgcccgaggtgcaggaccctaacctggtggggagggaacacccagggacacggctcagagaggctgcggcctcagacccagccaacgagagagagccggtccccatccctgtcccaccagctgagttccaggccgagttgcagaaagatccctccttgtggaagcccagggaccagtctaacctcagtgcagtacagaccatgaggagaggttgcaaggagaggttcctgtgggagaaggggttcctgtaccgagaatgggctcccccaggggaaatagagtcatgggggatcaggaggcagctggtggttccccagaagtttccccacaagctgctgtacctggcccatgacatccctctcgcagggcaccagggaatccagcgcaccaggcagaggctgctacagaacttttactggcctggggtctttaccgatgtccgacagtactgccaatcctgtgacccctgccagagggtggggaaggcccacgacaaggggaaagcggctttgaggcctttacccatcttAGAAAAacttttccagaaggtggccatggacatagtgggacctctcagcaaggcgacccggtcggggaagaaatacatcctggtggtggtagatttcgccactcgctaccccgaggcggtggccttgtcctctatcgaagcgcacaccgtggcagatgcgctgctgacaattttcagccgagtggggttccccaaggaaatcttaatggaccaggggtccaacttcatgtcggccctgctctggTGTTTGTGGGAAGAATGTGGGGTCCGGCATaactgggcctcagcatatcacccccagtccaacaggctggtggaaaggttcaacgggacgctgaagatgatgctaaaaacatttatgaaccagcacccgcagaattgggacaagtacttacctcacctgctgttcgcgtacagggaggtaccccaggaatctaccgggttttcgcctttcgaactgttgtatggaaggcgggtaagggggcccctagacctgatgagggacgaatgggaggggaaggccgctcccgagggagagtcggtggtggagtatgtcctgaccttccgggaaagacttgccgagctcatgggcctggccagggagaatgtggcccgagcccagaggaagcagaaggtctggtatgaccacaCGGCGTGGGCCcacgccttcgccaccggggatcaggtgatggttctcatccccgtgaggagaaacaaactccaggcagcCTGGGAAGGGctcttcaaggttatcaagcaactaaatgaggtaaactatgtggtggagctgtcgaacCGGGTGCACCAccgccgggtgtaccatgtgaacatgatgaagccatactatgacagggggaatgtggtgttggccgcgTGTGGacactgggaggagcagggagatgaccctttagtggatctattccctgggacaaaagctggttcccccctggaggcgattcccctctctgatcagctgaccccgggccagcacgctgagatcaggggggtgctgcatctataccgacagctgttttccaaccagcctggacgcactaatttgactgtccacagggtggagaccgggtcacatcctcctataagatgctcctcttttcgggtcactgggaaaactgcccaggacctagaaagagaggtcagggacatgctggctttgggggtgatccagtcatcttccagcccttgggcctcgccagtggtgctggtccccaagaaggatgggtcaatccggttctgtgtggactatcgaaagctcaatgccatcaccgtatctgatgcctaccccatgcccaggcctgatgagctcctggacaagctgggaggcgctcagtacctcaccaccatggatcttaccaagggctactggcaagtgccgctggacgcagatgccagactgaaatcggcctttatcacccttCTGGGGCTCttcgagtttctgaccctgccctttggcctcaagggagcaccggccaccttccagcgcctggtagatcagctactgagggggatggagagttttgccgtggcgtatattgacgacatctgcgtcttcagccagacctgggaggaccacgtgtcccaggttaaacaagtgctggaccgactcggggaggctgggttaactgtaaaggctgagaagtgcaaggtggggatggctgaaatatcttacctgggccatcgggtggggagcagctgcctaaagccggaaccagccaaggtggaggtgatcagagactggcccgctccccaaaccaaaaagcaggtccaggcctttattgggatggcagggtactatcgaaggttcgtgccccactttagcgccatagccgcccccatcactgagctgtgcaaaaaggggaagccagacaaggtggtctggaccgagcagtgccaggaggctctccgggcgctgaaggaggctctggttagtggcccagttctggcaaacccagattttgacaagccctttatggtgttcaccgacacctcagacacgggactgggggcggtgttaatgcaggaggatgaaaagggggagagacaccccatcgtgtacctgagcaagaagttgctatcccgggagcagaactaagcggccatcgagaaggaatgcctggccatggtgtgggcccttaagaaactggagccatatctctttgggcgacacttcaccgtgtacaccgaccactctcccctgacctggctgcaccagatgaaagaagccaacgccaagctcctgaggtggagcctgctcctgcaggactatgacatggacgtggtccatgtgaagggaagtgccaacctgatagcggacgcgttgtcccggagagggggccctgaacttccccaggtcactgggcagagtgaccccgctcagttcagtctcaaagcggggagagatgtgatggagtaggggctgtctgcatgggagatgggagagcaggggaggactttaggggatggacaatacCAAAGCCTATAACCTGAGCTAGgcatggggggaggagaggtcaacacttttgcctgggaagctagacaaaggaaggggccggctggagggagttagtttcagtttcggttttgggctgggtggtgggaaGTCAGGGTATCCTAAggtgggatccaagcaccctgaacccccagaaggactcgattgaggggtcctgactgtgccaacaagctctgctgtaacctgcattcctgttgtccaataaaccttctgttttactggctggctgagagtcactgtgagtcccacgaagaggggtgcagggtcgGACTCCCTGTCACTCCGTGACAAGAGGATACTGTGTGTGGCCACCCCAAGCTGTCACAGGCCAGGATTCCCCAGGTGCTGAAATTCACCAACATCCCACCAGTGTCCCCCTCTCCTGTCCTGGCCTGtggccctggagccagggccTGTTACCTCTGCTTCTGGAGAAACTTCTTCAGCCCCAGTCCCAACAACAGGGCCAGGAAGGTGGTCGCACAGACATAGCCCAGGATGGCCCCCCAGCCACTGCTACCGGTGCTCTCAGAGTACTGGGCCCCTGCAAATCCAGACCCTTGGAGTGAGAGACACATGCACCTGGGTTAGCGGTGTCTCTACCCCAGCACACTAGCCATCAGGAATCAGTCTCTGCCCAGCCCATGCTGACGGATGCCCAAAACCTGGGAAGAGGCACATCACTCCCAAAGGCATCCAGGGGAGGTGGCTATCTCCTCCCCTTTGTAACAGATTGGTGAGTtcccacaggactgggacagagaTCCATCCCCAGGGAGCACAGCACAGAGCCTAGGGGCTTCCTAAACCCGGGATTTCTGCCCCACTTCTCACACTTGGTGGCAAAGCTGCCCTGGTGAGCCAGAACCACACTTCTGCTTGCACATCATTGTGACTGCATAGGGCTGCAGACGGCATGACCACGGGGCCCTCAAGCCAACCCAGCCCCATCCTGGGGCCAGGCCAGACAGGAGTAGCTGGCACTAGagatggcagggcagggaggcacTTGGCTCGGGTAAAGGGGAGGCTGCTGTGAAATTGACCGATAGCCAAGGGGAGGCCTAAGCTGGCAATGGAGGGCGCATACCTCTCCGTCTGGCAGAGGCCACGTGCAGCACGGTGTAGTTTTTGAAGATGCTGCTCCGCCCAAGCACCCGGATCTCACAGGTGTACGTCCCGCTGTCGTCTGCCCGTACATCCTGCAGCCTCACAGAGCCGTCCTTGCGGGCCACATCCCCCAACCACTGCACTCGGGGCCTGAAGCGTCCCACGGGAACGCTGTGGTTACTGTAGTAGTAGAAGACCATCTCCTCCTGCAAGGGGACATGGGTCATCATGTGACCAAGGGTGTCATGTGACTGGATGCCAAGACACTCCCAAGGGTGAACTTAGTTCCTTGAATATCCTCCCTGTCTGCTGCTccgcccagcccctcacccctatGCCTGGTCCTGCTCTGGCAGGACGCTCTGCCGGGTGAGCACTAGCACAGCCTAGGCCCCACTGGCTCTCTGCTGAAAGGCCCAACAAGGAGTCAGTCAGTCCTAGCTGATACGGTGGATTCTGTGACTTGAGCACCTAGGgactgggctgaggtgcatcaaaATCGCCTCACTCAGCGACCTCAGCAGAGCTGTCGGCTGGGAACAGCCTTCTCCCCACCCCGGGCTGAGTTGGATTTCCAGCTCCCTTAGAGATCGCTGCTCTCTCTGAGCTGCATGTTCTgaacaccagggccggctttaggaagtgcaggacccaatagaaacagtttcaacagggccctggcagggatgacttaaaaaaaacatgtaaaaaaccaCATGGGGCTTGTATTACCCAGGCGGTGCTCTCAGTCTTTggaggcacttcggcggcgggtccttcactcgctccagctCTTCAGCGGCattgaaggacccgctgccaaagtgtcgccgaagacccagagtaagcgaaggacccgccgctgaagtgccgtcTAGAACCGGAGAGACACAAAGaaccgccactgaagtgctgctgaagaaccaaagcgccgccaggtgagtaaaaattcaaAAAGTGCCTCTAGTCacggaagagattctcactgggcacggggccctcttaggcacagggcccaatttgagggaattggtggaatagggctaaagccggccctacctaagggtagggcacttagagctagggttagcgttcctataggcagggcacttgcagctaggattagggttcccatTGGTagagcttcctgccctagggttagggttcctaagggtagggcacatggagctagggttagggttcctataggcagggcacttgcagctagggttagggttcccattggtagagcttcctgccctagggttagggttcctaagggtagggcacatggagctagggttagggttcctataggcagggcacttgcagctagggttagggttcccattggtagagcttcctgccctagggttagggttcctaagggtagggcacatggagctagggttagggttcctataggcagggcacttgcagctaggattagggttcccatTGGTagagcttcctgccctagggttagggttcctaagggtagggcacatggagctagggttagggttcctataggcagggcacttgcagctaggattagggttcccatTGGTAGAGCTTcctgccctaaggttagggttcctaagggtagggcacatggagttaaggtcagggttcctatgggtggggcttcccatcctagggttaggggtcctatgagtagggcttcctaccctaggggtagggttcctaaggatacggcacttggagatagggttagggttcctatgggtagggcttcctgccctagggttaagcttcctatggatagggcacttggagctagggttaggtttcctatgggtaggtcttcccaccctagggttagggttcctaggggtaggacacttggagctagggttagggttcctataggcagggcacttgcagctaggattagggttcccatTGGTagagcttcctgccctagggttagggttcctaggggtacggcacatggagctagggttagggttcctatgggtggggcttcccatcctagggttagggttcctacgggtagggcactaGGAGCTAGCATTAGGGTTCCTACGGGAAGGACGCCCCGCCCTAggtttagagttcctatgggtagggcacttggagctagggttcgggttcctACGGGTAGATCTTCCCAccctagcgttagggttcctaagggtagggaacttggtgctagggttagggttcgtatgggtagggcttcccgccctagggttagggatcctatgggtagggcagttggagctagggttagggttcgtatgggtagggcttcccgccctagggttagggatcctatgggtagggcatttggagctagtgTAAGGGTtcgtaagggtagggcacttggagctagggttagggttcctatggatagggcacttggagctagggttagggttggtatggatagggcacttggagctagggttaggattcctaagggtatgGCTTGGCACCCTAAGGTTAGGGTACCTAAgcgtaggacacttggagctaggattagggttcctatgggtagggcacttgcagctaggcttagggttcctgtgggtagggcttcccgccctagtgttagggttcctaaggtagggcacttggagctagggttagggttcctatgggtaggacacttggagctagcatTAGGGTTCGGCTTCCCGCCCTAAGGTTAGCGTTCCTAAGAgcagggcacttggaactagggttagggttcctatgggtagggcatgcagccctagggttaggattcctatgggtagggcagttggagctagggttaggcttcctatgggtaaggcacttggagctagggttagggtttgtatGGGTAGGGCTTTCTGCCCTAGGGTTAAGTTTCCTATGGgaaggacacttggagctagggttagggttcctaagggtagggcacttggagctagggttagggctcctaagggtagggcagttggagctagggttagggttcctatgggtagggctttccgccctagggttaaggttagtaaaagtagggctcttggagctagggttagggttcctatgggtagggcacccagccctagggttaggattcctatgggtagggcagttggagctagggttagggttcgtatgggtagggcttcctgccctagggttagggttcctaagggtagggcagttggagctagggttatgtttcctatgggaagggcacttggagctagggttagggttcctatgggtagggcacttggagctagggttagggttcctatgggtagcgctTCCCACCCTagcattagggttcctaaggttagggctggctttaggaagtgcggggcctaattcaaacagtttcaacgGGGCGCTGGCAggaatgaccaaaaaaaaaaaaaaacgtaaaaAAACACACGAGGATTGTattcaccgggcgatgctctcagtctttggcggcgggtccttcactggctccaggtcttcagcggcactgaaggacccactgccaaagtgtcGCCCAAGACCCAGAGTAAacgaaggacccaccactgaagtgccatCTAAGacctggagagagtgaaggacccgccgctgaagtgccgctgaagacccaaagcgCCGCCAggtaagtaaaaattaaaaaggcacctctagcgagggaagggattctcactgggcacgggacccaattcgggggaattggtggaattggcctaaagccaacCCTGCTGAACACTATCTCTGCCCCCAGGCGGCCCATTTGCCCTGGACCTGTGGTGCTACCCTGGGCCCTTCCCAGTGATTGGACTCACCACCTGAGTACTGTTTTCCGGCATATGTAGCCAGTCCACTTTGGTCACGTTCCAGTCCCCTGGCACCAGGCTTTGGAATAAACATTCCAGCAGGACAGAGTCCCCTAGGCGAGCCTTCAGCTCGGGGCGAGTGATGACCAGGCCAGCCAACACCCCACCATTCTCTGCAGGCACCAAGGAAGAAAGAGGGATGAGCCTGGAACTGAAGAATCCAGCATGGTGCAGAGAATAGCAGTGGTACCTAGATCCACCTGGGCCTGCCAGGGGCCTGCTGATCTTTGAGACATCCCTTCCAACCCAAagaaaccaacccccccccccatccagcctggcagaccctgctcccttcacacaggcagggccctcccccaccctctgactgcccaaAACGTTCAGCCCCTGAACCAGCTCCTTCACAAAACACCAAGACACGAGGAGCCAGGGCAGCTTCTTCCCGCCAGAGGGAGGGTCCATGCAGCTGTTCCACTGCCAGAACCAGCCCTGGGGCCAAGTGTCCCCAGACTGCTGGTAGAGTCACAGAGCCTCCCGACCGTGACATCAGAGCCAGCGGAGCGGGCTTTCCTTCTCTGCTCTCCCAGCAGCACCGGAGAGGGAGCCCTCGGACCAGGTCAGTGG
The Gopherus flavomarginatus isolate rGopFla2 chromosome 13, rGopFla2.mat.asm, whole genome shotgun sequence genome window above contains:
- the LOC127033865 gene encoding junctional adhesion molecule-like; translation: MRMVPALTLMRILMSLENGGVLAGLVITRPELKARLGDSVLLECLFQSLVPGDWNVTKVDWLHMPENSTQVEEMVFYYYSNHSVPVGRFRPRVQWLGDVARKDGSVRLQDVRADDSGTYTCEIRVLGRSSIFKNYTVLHVASARRRGSGFAGAQYSESTGSSGWGAILGYVCATTFLALLLGLGLKKFLQKQRPMESGPLSRSRDDCSQDKAEEGIYSLIPCAETPQAGQEAELWSRTDMTYITMHPSAAFHGAGTALLENNVYVQLQRKKIPVEWLDEGRLGTEGVQESKKTCEKSNWPEEEFPCTLDGGKAPLSPVWYDSQGH